Proteins from a single region of Ziziphus jujuba cultivar Dongzao chromosome 1, ASM3175591v1:
- the LOC107406606 gene encoding magnesium transporter MRS2-1 → MAADLKERLLPPKPASAVNLREASYRPSASGRPPFQGVDVLGLKKRGQGLRSWIRVDTCGNSQIIEVDKFTMMRRCDLPARDLRLLDPLFVYPSTILGREKAIVVNLEQIRCIITADEVLLLNSLDSYVLQYVVELQRRLTTTGVGEVWQSDSADLSWRRGTRNLDNVFGNTSPDYLPFEFRALEVALEAACTFLDSQAAELEIEAYPLLDELTSKISTLNLERVRRLKSRLVALTRRVQKVRDEIEQLMDDDGDMAEMYLTEKKRRMEASFYGDQSLAGFRSTDGASISAPVSPVSSPPDSRKLEKSLSIARSRHDSMRSSESTTDSIEELEMLLEAYFVVIDSTLNKLTSLKEYIDDTEDFINIQLDNVRNQLIQFELLLTTATFVVAIFGVVAGIFGMNFPIGLFDDEGAFKWVLVITGVCGVSIFCAFVWFFKYRRLMPL, encoded by the exons ATGGCGGCTGACCTCAAAGAGCGGTTACTTCCGCCGAAGCCTGCATCAGCTGTAAACCTTAGGGAGGCATCTTATCGGCCATCGGCATCTGGAAGGCCACCATTTCAAGGTGTGGATGTCTTAGGACTGAAGAAGCGTGGCCAAGGCCTTAGGTCTTGGATTCGAGTTGATACTTGTGGGAACTCCCAGATCATCGAGGTTGATAAGTTCACAATGATGCGTCGTTGTGATCTACCTGCACGTGATCTACGTCTACTAGATCCTCTATTTGTTTATCCTTCAACCATACTTGGTAGAGAGAAGGCTATTGTCGTAAACCTAGAGCAGATACGGTGTATTATCACAGCTGATGAGGTGTTGCTTCTTAATTCCTTAGATAGCTATGTATTACAATATGTGGTGGAGCTACAACGGCGTTTGACAACAACAGGAGTAGGTGAGGTTTGGCAGTCAGATAGTGCTGATTTGAGTTGGAGGAGGGGAACTAGAAATTTAGACAATGTCTTTGGAAACACATCTCCTGATTATTTGCCCTTTGAGTTTAGGGCTTTAGAAGTTGCCCTGGAGGCTGCTTGTACATTTCTTGATTCTCAG GCAGCAGAGTTAGAGATTGAAGCATATCCATTGCTAGATGAACTTACGTCAAAGATAAGTACATTAAACTTGGAACGTGTGCGTAGGTTGAAAAGCAGACTTGTTGCCTTGACTCGGAGAGTTCAGAAG GTTAGGGATGAAATTGAGCAACTCATGGATGATGATGGAGATATGGCTGAGATGTATCTTACAGAGAAGAAAAGAAGGATGGAGGCATCTTTTTATGGTGATCAGTCTTTGGCAGGATTTAGATCTACTGATGGTGCATCCATTTCAGCTCCTGTTTCTCCTGTCTCTTCTCCGCCTGATTCTCGGAAGCTTGAGAAGAGCCTGAGCATTGCTAGGAGTCGACATGATAGCATGAGGAGTTCAGAAAGTACTACAGATAGTATAGAAGAGCTTGAAATGTTGCTAGAAGCATACTTTGTCGTTATTGACAGCACTCTTAACAAGTTAACATCG TTGAAGGAGTACATTGATGACACTGAGGATTTTATCAACATTCAACTG GATAATGTCCGAAACCAGCTTATTCAATTTGAGCTATTACTTACAACTGCGACATTTGTGGTTGCGATATTTGGGGTGGTGGCAGGAATCTTTGGCATGAACTTTCCAATAGGGTTGTTTGATGATGAAGGTGCCTTTAAGTGGGTCCTTGTAATTACAGGGGTGTGTGGCGTCTCCATATTTTGTGCTTTCGTGTGGTTCTTCAAGTACAGAAGACTCATGCCACTATAG
- the LOC107405511 gene encoding uncharacterized protein LOC107405511 — MSSEAKTNGRTGGGAGGGKVGGFRARMDHYLYSGDKKHVLAGIAVISLVFGIPWVLMNRGSKHQSHQDYLEKADKARSERLSSGSPPAK; from the exons ATGAGCAGCGAGGCTAAAACCAATGGGAGAACTGGTGGAGGAGCAGGAGGAGGAAAAGTGGGGGGTTTTAGGGCGAGAATGGATCACTACCTCTACAGTGGGGACAAAAAGCACGTCTTGGCGGGCATCGCTGTTATCAGCCTCGTCTTCGGCATCCCTTGGGTTCTCATGAACCGAG GATCAAAGCATCAGTCTCATCAAGATTACTTGGAAAAGGCTGATAAAGCTAGGAGTGAAAGACTTTCTTCAGGTTCACCACCTGCTAAATGA